Proteins from a single region of Fibrobacter sp.:
- the fabD gene encoding ACP S-malonyltransferase → MRWSFLFPGQGSQAVGMGKDLYDAFPEARQVFDSANQILGRDLVSIIFSGPQEELTATQNTQPALFTVEAAICNVLKAKDILPSYCAGHSLGEYSALYAAGVLTFESGLKAVAFRGELMARAGKTSPGTMAAIIGLSREKIGEVLKAEASGIVVPANENSPDQTVISGEVEAVKDACEKLKSAGAKRAILLPVSGAFHSPLMQAAADEFSSTLNALAFRDPVCPVITNVSAKPETDPAVLKELLAMQLISPVRWVDSMNTLAGLDCGTCIEAGPGSVLKGLAKKCSEKLNVVPSDTATNIYSLLTNS, encoded by the coding sequence ATGAGATGGTCTTTTTTATTTCCCGGACAGGGATCACAGGCAGTAGGAATGGGCAAGGACCTTTATGATGCTTTCCCTGAAGCACGTCAGGTATTTGATTCCGCTAATCAGATTCTTGGCAGAGATCTTGTCTCTATTATTTTCTCAGGACCGCAGGAGGAGTTGACAGCCACACAAAATACCCAGCCGGCTCTTTTTACTGTTGAGGCTGCAATATGCAATGTGCTTAAGGCCAAAGATATTCTCCCTTCATATTGTGCCGGGCATTCTCTTGGTGAGTACAGTGCTCTTTATGCTGCAGGAGTTCTTACATTTGAGAGCGGATTGAAAGCGGTTGCTTTCAGGGGGGAGTTGATGGCCCGGGCTGGAAAGACCTCTCCTGGTACTATGGCTGCGATAATCGGGTTGAGCCGGGAAAAGATCGGGGAGGTACTGAAGGCTGAGGCAAGTGGAATCGTGGTACCTGCAAATGAAAATTCTCCTGACCAGACAGTTATCTCCGGTGAGGTTGAGGCTGTCAAGGATGCATGTGAGAAGCTTAAATCCGCCGGTGCAAAAAGAGCCATTCTTCTTCCGGTAAGCGGTGCTTTCCATTCACCTCTTATGCAGGCTGCGGCTGATGAGTTTTCATCAACACTGAATGCCCTTGCTTTCCGCGATCCGGTTTGTCCGGTAATCACCAATGTCTCTGCTAAACCGGAAACTGATCCGGCTGTTCTCAAGGAACTCCTTGCAATGCAGCTTATCTCTCCGGTGCGATGGGTTGACTCCATGAACACTCTGGCTGGTCTGGATTGTGGTACTTGTATAGAGGCAGGACCGGGAAGTGTGCTGAAGGGTTTAGCTAAAAAATGCAGTGAAAAACTGAATGTTGTTCCTAGTGATACTGCTACAAACATATATTCTCTGCTGACAAATTCCTGA
- a CDS encoding ketoacyl-ACP synthase III, with the protein MDNREFEKFLDTSDEWIVTRTGIRQRHIAPPEQAIAASELGAKAARSAMEKANLKPEDIDGIICATFTPDNFFPSTACAIQAKLGCKNAYAFDVSAACAGFVYALTIANGLILSGRGSNVLVVGAEVISKTLDWTDRSTCILFGDGAGAVVVQGCNDEKRGILSTFLISDGNLGDILELPAWGEKRTMKMRGNEVFKHAVRLMSEASNKVINDAGLALDDIDFFIPHQANVRIIQSVAESLKLPVQKVVTNLDRYGNTSSASIPLALEEVWNKGAISEGTRVLFTALGGGIAVGSALIRF; encoded by the coding sequence ATGGATAACCGGGAATTCGAAAAGTTCCTTGACACATCCGATGAATGGATTGTAACCCGGACTGGAATCCGCCAGAGGCATATTGCTCCTCCTGAACAGGCGATTGCAGCTTCCGAACTGGGTGCTAAAGCTGCCCGGTCTGCTATGGAAAAAGCGAATCTTAAACCTGAAGACATCGATGGAATTATCTGCGCTACTTTTACTCCCGACAATTTTTTTCCCTCTACTGCCTGTGCCATACAGGCCAAGCTTGGCTGCAAAAATGCGTATGCGTTCGATGTAAGCGCAGCCTGTGCTGGTTTTGTATACGCCCTCACTATTGCAAATGGGCTGATTCTTTCCGGACGTGGAAGTAATGTTCTGGTTGTGGGCGCAGAGGTGATCTCAAAGACTCTTGACTGGACAGATCGTTCCACCTGTATTCTTTTCGGGGATGGGGCAGGGGCGGTAGTTGTTCAGGGCTGTAATGATGAAAAGCGGGGTATTCTTTCCACCTTTCTTATCAGCGACGGTAACCTGGGAGACATATTGGAACTTCCGGCCTGGGGTGAGAAGCGTACCATGAAAATGAGGGGGAACGAGGTTTTCAAGCATGCTGTCCGTTTGATGTCCGAAGCCTCAAACAAGGTTATCAATGACGCAGGCCTTGCTCTGGATGACATCGACTTTTTTATTCCTCATCAGGCAAATGTCCGTATTATTCAGTCTGTTGCGGAGAGTTTAAAGCTTCCTGTGCAGAAGGTGGTTACCAATCTTGACCGATATGGAAACACCTCTTCTGCATCGATACCTCTTGCTCTTGAAGAAGTTTGGAATAAAGGTGCCATATCAGAGGGAACCAGAGTGCTTTTTACTGCTCTTGGCGGAGGAATTGCCGTAGGCAGCGCATTGATCCGGTTCTGA
- the plsX gene encoding phosphate acyltransferase PlsX, which produces MENIRLAIDVESGDFGPKVIIAGLSEALRDGGIRFKALLCGNGSRIRDALDEAGINDPGIEIVHCSDSISPHDKRARVWRQRVDSSIIRCITLQKEGKADASVSAGDTAILMGAALFILGRSEEVSRPALAAFLPTTRKKPVLLLDVGANLNCRAEHLVSFAKMGHSYVSRYLNKKAPSVALLNIGKESHKGTRAVWNADQILRSEVKDYIGYIEGDGVLSGTADVAVCDGFIGNVLLKTCETFHKLVKSVLGRNDEMRSRMAVLDPENYGAVPFLGIGGTVLKAHGGSSSRAIANAVLTAVRTAKNDAVFSGDRKVL; this is translated from the coding sequence ATGGAAAATATTCGCCTGGCCATTGATGTTGAAAGTGGGGATTTTGGGCCGAAGGTAATCATTGCCGGTCTTTCGGAGGCGCTCAGGGATGGGGGTATTCGTTTCAAGGCGCTGTTGTGCGGAAATGGAAGCCGGATCAGAGATGCACTGGATGAGGCTGGTATTAATGATCCAGGAATTGAGATTGTTCATTGCTCCGACTCCATTTCTCCTCATGACAAGAGGGCCAGGGTGTGGCGGCAGCGTGTGGATTCCTCTATTATCAGGTGTATCACACTGCAGAAAGAAGGGAAAGCTGATGCTTCAGTCAGTGCCGGAGATACCGCTATTCTCATGGGTGCGGCATTATTTATTTTGGGACGGTCTGAAGAAGTGTCGCGGCCTGCTTTGGCTGCTTTCCTTCCAACGACCCGGAAAAAGCCGGTTCTCCTTTTAGATGTTGGGGCAAATTTGAACTGCAGGGCAGAGCATCTGGTTTCTTTCGCAAAAATGGGGCACAGCTACGTCAGCAGGTATCTTAACAAGAAGGCTCCTTCAGTTGCACTGCTCAATATCGGTAAGGAATCGCACAAAGGAACAAGAGCTGTTTGGAATGCTGATCAGATCCTCAGAAGTGAAGTAAAAGACTACATAGGTTATATCGAAGGTGATGGGGTTTTGTCTGGAACTGCTGATGTAGCGGTTTGTGACGGTTTTATAGGAAATGTACTTCTGAAAACCTGTGAGACTTTCCATAAGCTTGTTAAATCTGTTCTTGGGCGCAATGATGAGATGAGGAGCCGGATGGCTGTGCTGGATCCGGAAAACTACGGAGCAGTACCATTTCTGGGAATAGGTGGTACAGTGCTCAAAGCACATGGCGGATCCTCTTCCCGCGCAATAGCTAATGCTGTTCTTACTGCTGTAAGAACAGCAAAAAATGATGCCGTCTTCTCTGGCGACCGAAAGGTGTTGTAA
- the rpmF gene encoding 50S ribosomal protein L32, whose protein sequence is MAVPKKHHSRTRRDRRRSHLALKPSKPVLCSHCKQPKTAHRVCPNCGYYAGMEVRPPED, encoded by the coding sequence ATGGCTGTTCCTAAAAAACATCACTCCAGAACCCGTCGTGACAGGCGGCGCAGTCATCTGGCCTTAAAGCCCTCAAAGCCGGTGTTGTGTTCGCACTGCAAGCAGCCCAAGACTGCGCACAGGGTTTGTCCAAATTGTGGCTATTATGCCGGGATGGAAGTCAGGCCGCCGGAAGATTAA
- a CDS encoding DUF177 domain-containing protein, which translates to MKIDLRTIPEGYSKITRDSDLESVKSDLPGFAEKIRCHAEVNRSGSQIFMHLWYSGVFDVECSRCLNVFKLPLNGDIRLILREQQGRFGASLDDDEVDFYFDNRTDLLDISSSIYDEIMTNMPLKPLCSEDCKGIHLETGKESEQEAIDPRWEALRRLKNKE; encoded by the coding sequence ATGAAAATCGATTTACGGACAATTCCGGAAGGCTATTCGAAAATTACTCGAGATTCTGATCTGGAGTCTGTGAAATCCGATCTGCCTGGATTTGCCGAGAAAATCAGGTGTCATGCAGAAGTCAACCGTTCGGGATCGCAGATTTTCATGCATCTGTGGTACAGCGGTGTGTTCGATGTAGAATGTTCAAGGTGTCTTAATGTTTTTAAGCTGCCGCTCAATGGTGATATTCGGCTGATATTGAGAGAACAGCAGGGCAGGTTTGGTGCTTCTCTGGATGATGATGAGGTTGATTTTTATTTTGACAACCGCACTGATCTTCTGGACATCAGTTCATCGATTTACGATGAGATAATGACAAACATGCCTCTCAAGCCGTTGTGTTCAGAGGACTGTAAAGGGATTCACCTGGAGACCGGTAAAGAATCAGAGCAGGAAGCGATTGATCCCAGATGGGAAGCTTTAAGACGCTTGAAGAATAAAGAATAG
- a CDS encoding single-stranded DNA-binding protein: protein MIGVNKAILIGHLGKDPDVRSTAGGQPVATFSLATSERFTDRNGQRQDRTEWHTVVAWGKLAELVGQYLKKGRSVYVEGRITTRSWDDRDGNKRYKTEIVATQIQFLGGSGSGPSPETDSSSSNASSFDMNQAMPETAPMVEEDLPF from the coding sequence ATGATTGGGGTAAACAAAGCCATTCTCATCGGGCACCTGGGGAAAGATCCTGATGTTCGTTCAACAGCAGGAGGACAGCCTGTTGCCACTTTCTCGCTTGCAACTTCCGAGAGATTTACTGATCGTAATGGCCAGCGCCAGGACCGTACCGAGTGGCACACTGTTGTGGCTTGGGGAAAACTTGCGGAACTGGTTGGACAGTATCTGAAAAAAGGGCGCAGTGTATATGTGGAAGGGAGAATCACAACCAGGTCCTGGGATGATCGCGACGGTAATAAGAGATACAAAACTGAAATAGTAGCTACCCAGATTCAGTTCCTGGGTGGAAGCGGCAGCGGACCAAGCCCTGAGACGGATTCCTCATCTTCTAACGCATCATCCTTTGATATGAATCAGGCAATGCCTGAAACTGCTCCGATGGTAGAGGAGGACCTGCCCTTCTGA
- a CDS encoding inositol monophosphatase, whose amino-acid sequence MNYKSEISAALDIAKNAGDLQLQFQHKLKTIELKEDRSPVTEIDKQCEAMIRDQLLKIFPQDGFLGEETGNHNGTSGRRWIVDPLDGTRPFIRGIPTFSVLIALEDGGIPSLGVIFLPAMSLTCWAFRNGGAFLNDQKIHVSTVERLENSMGSALGFLEKSDYRAGKQLLSLLSKCDYNYGFMDAFSYVCAAAGKIDFAVNLLDKAWDCAAAACIVTEAGGKFSDINGNHSVYNGSFVISNGILHSQVLDFFREPKEIQ is encoded by the coding sequence ATGAATTACAAATCAGAGATATCGGCTGCACTTGACATCGCTAAAAATGCAGGAGACTTACAGCTTCAATTCCAGCACAAGCTCAAAACCATAGAATTAAAGGAAGACCGCTCACCGGTCACAGAAATTGACAAACAATGTGAAGCAATGATCCGTGACCAGCTTCTGAAAATTTTTCCTCAGGACGGATTCCTTGGAGAGGAAACCGGCAATCACAATGGAACAAGCGGCAGAAGATGGATAGTTGACCCGCTCGACGGCACACGCCCTTTTATCAGGGGAATACCGACATTCAGCGTGCTTATCGCTCTTGAAGATGGCGGGATTCCATCTCTGGGAGTGATTTTCCTTCCGGCAATGTCTCTAACCTGCTGGGCATTCAGGAACGGAGGAGCCTTTCTCAACGATCAGAAGATTCACGTCTCCACAGTTGAGCGTTTGGAAAACTCGATGGGAAGTGCCCTTGGGTTTCTGGAAAAATCCGATTACCGGGCAGGCAAACAATTGCTCTCACTTCTCAGCAAATGTGATTACAATTACGGTTTCATGGATGCATTTTCCTATGTCTGTGCGGCAGCAGGAAAAATTGATTTTGCTGTCAACTTGCTGGATAAAGCATGGGACTGCGCTGCCGCAGCCTGCATTGTAACAGAGGCAGGAGGCAAATTCTCAGACATAAACGGAAACCATTCCGTGTATAACGGGTCTTTCGTAATCTCAAATGGCATTCTGCACAGCCAGGTACTGGATTTTTTCCGGGAACCGAAGGAAATACAGTGA
- the lepB gene encoding signal peptidase I has protein sequence MSNTRRSEQAGILHFIREMGSALIMALIAIVYVIQAFKIPTGSMEDSLLVGDFLLGLKFMYGAPIVPFSQELGITTRFPAVTDPKTGDVIIFKYPGTDKKDYIKRCVAGPGSIIEIHGKKLIVDGKEIQIPPRGKYLNDGQLDSRITNFRPLRIPAKGDIIKVADLDTREFLFLKHLMRQENPRAKVRADFQLYLDGEFSNNQTIRMIDPFTKQEFRIAFSDIKFEHDDWTVLEDLLSYVKQSFPDREVDIRKMIYIGDKPVDEYKVKYDNYFMMGDNRDNSLDSRYWGYLNRNYIKAKAFILYFSLDKHIPAWQLPLKIRWDRIGKLIRSWDGI, from the coding sequence TTGTCCAATACCAGACGATCTGAGCAAGCCGGAATTCTTCATTTCATCCGTGAGATGGGTTCCGCACTCATTATGGCGCTGATCGCCATAGTATATGTAATCCAGGCATTTAAAATTCCTACAGGTTCCATGGAAGACAGTCTGCTGGTTGGAGATTTCCTTCTGGGCCTCAAATTCATGTACGGCGCCCCTATCGTACCATTCTCCCAGGAGCTTGGGATAACCACCCGTTTCCCTGCAGTAACAGATCCCAAAACCGGTGATGTAATCATATTCAAATATCCTGGTACCGACAAGAAAGATTATATCAAAAGGTGTGTCGCCGGACCGGGGTCAATAATCGAAATCCACGGGAAGAAGCTTATTGTAGACGGCAAAGAGATTCAGATACCACCCAGGGGTAAGTATCTCAATGACGGTCAACTTGACAGCAGAATTACAAATTTCAGACCTCTGAGAATACCCGCCAAAGGCGACATCATAAAAGTCGCTGATCTGGATACAAGGGAGTTTCTGTTTCTCAAACATCTTATGCGTCAGGAAAACCCGCGTGCCAAAGTCAGAGCGGACTTTCAGCTTTACCTCGATGGAGAGTTCTCAAACAATCAGACAATCCGGATGATCGATCCTTTTACAAAACAGGAATTCCGCATCGCATTCAGCGATATAAAATTCGAGCATGATGACTGGACTGTACTCGAAGACCTGCTTTCTTATGTAAAACAATCATTTCCGGACAGGGAAGTTGATATTAGAAAGATGATCTATATCGGTGACAAACCTGTCGATGAATACAAGGTCAAGTATGACAACTACTTCATGATGGGTGATAACAGGGACAATTCTCTGGATTCACGCTACTGGGGATATCTGAACCGCAACTACATAAAGGCCAAAGCCTTCATTCTTTACTTTTCGCTCGATAAACATATCCCTGCCTGGCAGCTTCCTCTGAAGATCCGATGGGATCGCATAGGCAAGCTGATCAGATCCTGGGACGGGATTTAA
- a CDS encoding ATP-dependent 6-phosphofructokinase, with the protein MSFIISTLGSAKVPSPVSLSKKMGDMIANYVSDDELIIYGINAQPGKTYTPKREELVEKAGPREYIYFDPSKVHAGIVTCGGLCPGLNDVIRAIVMTLWYQYGVRKISGIRFGYRGFIPDYGLPVVELNPDVVSDIHRMGGTILGSSRGNGERTSDIVDSIERMNLTILFTIGGDGTQKGALKIAEEIERRCLKTAVVGVPKTIDNDLSFIEKSFGFETAVSKAVEAVSGAHVEAHDAVNGIAVVKLMGRESGFIAAHTALASNDVNYVLVPEIPFDLDGEKGLLANLKKRLERRKHALIVVAEGAGQELFPDSEVERDASGNRKLGDIGLLLKQRISSYFKEQNIEINLKYLDPSYIIRSTESNPSDSVYCTRLGTNAVHAAMAGKTKMLISLIHNTYVHVPMKLAVSQRNRIDPESPLWRDVVHATGQPALMKNVEV; encoded by the coding sequence ATGAGTTTCATTATCTCCACACTGGGATCCGCTAAAGTACCCTCACCTGTTTCTTTATCTAAAAAGATGGGTGATATGATCGCAAACTATGTTTCCGATGACGAGCTGATTATTTACGGTATTAATGCTCAGCCTGGAAAAACCTACACTCCCAAGAGAGAGGAGCTTGTGGAGAAAGCCGGGCCCCGTGAATATATCTACTTCGATCCATCCAAAGTGCATGCGGGGATTGTCACCTGCGGGGGGCTTTGTCCGGGTTTGAATGATGTTATCAGAGCTATAGTGATGACTCTGTGGTATCAGTATGGGGTACGTAAAATTTCCGGTATCAGGTTTGGATACAGGGGATTTATTCCGGACTATGGTCTGCCTGTAGTTGAACTTAATCCCGATGTTGTATCTGATATTCATCGCATGGGTGGAACAATTCTGGGATCATCGAGAGGAAATGGCGAGCGCACGTCCGACATCGTCGATTCTATTGAACGGATGAACCTGACGATTCTATTTACTATAGGTGGCGATGGGACACAGAAGGGTGCCTTGAAGATTGCTGAGGAGATTGAACGGAGGTGCCTTAAAACTGCTGTGGTGGGAGTTCCCAAGACGATTGACAATGATCTCAGTTTTATTGAAAAGTCCTTTGGTTTCGAGACCGCGGTTTCCAAGGCTGTAGAGGCGGTTTCCGGGGCACATGTCGAGGCACACGATGCTGTAAACGGAATAGCTGTTGTCAAATTGATGGGGAGAGAATCGGGTTTTATAGCTGCGCATACTGCCCTTGCCTCCAACGATGTCAATTATGTTCTTGTCCCGGAAATCCCTTTTGATCTGGATGGGGAGAAGGGACTCCTTGCGAATCTCAAGAAGAGGCTTGAGCGTCGTAAACATGCACTCATTGTAGTTGCCGAGGGAGCCGGACAGGAGCTTTTTCCCGATTCCGAGGTGGAGCGTGATGCTTCAGGGAACAGAAAACTGGGAGATATCGGGTTATTGCTCAAACAGAGGATATCCTCCTATTTCAAGGAGCAGAATATTGAGATCAATTTGAAGTATCTTGACCCCAGTTACATAATCCGCAGCACGGAATCCAATCCCAGTGATTCTGTTTACTGCACACGTCTTGGGACAAACGCAGTACATGCTGCAATGGCGGGAAAAACCAAGATGCTGATCAGCCTTATACATAATACTTATGTACATGTGCCGATGAAGCTGGCGGTATCACAGCGTAATAGGATCGATCCTGAGAGCCCTCTATGGCGTGATGTTGTGCATGCGACCGGTCAGCCGGCGTTGATGAAAAATGTGGAAGTTTAA
- a CDS encoding Ig-like domain-containing protein, with product MLNKRIISTLCLLIVLSCAHQMTPGGGPDDKTGPVVLSVSPDLKSVNVNRNTEIRFTFSEWIDKKSDKGISIFPPVEFKSKIKGNSLIIKPVTELAESTTYHVEVGSMLKDLRGNPVTTPYSLIFSTGPTLDSGAISGCVVDPSKNLLQPRIALFSPKEKADSGFSGPPSYLLQTDSTGHFSFNNIKTGIYTIIGYLDLNNDSRLQPVTEQVYMPADSIIKVQSSPAEIVLYPAVYDTAFPKIASLQAQGTVLTGKWNKPFDSLSLMQPGFKIEHAGESSGKIPEFTYLPFTNTNRFALRTSEPFKTGQYRLIYILSRNYSSESAADTAAFTVQDGTDTVPPVLTSWTSDKPADLLPSIKINWSEPVLLRDSLIMTDSSGDTVLLSTNRLFSDSLTLVPLKKLQPGTSYNLVLFKHSGEDLSGNPLKTKDTTTDTVAKITLSTLNIDSLASSIQGGAECLKGEKGAKWRFSLFNGKTYTTNDSAGSFYFEMIPSGKGLMGYFIDRNGNDIPDPGKLIPWTAPEKQIMSPDTVEARARWDIEGLQIRVCDPCSR from the coding sequence ATGCTCAATAAAAGAATCATTTCAACACTCTGCCTTTTGATTGTGCTTTCCTGTGCACATCAGATGACACCAGGAGGCGGTCCGGATGATAAGACCGGTCCGGTTGTCCTCTCTGTCAGTCCGGATTTAAAATCGGTAAATGTCAACAGGAACACAGAAATCAGATTCACCTTTTCCGAATGGATCGATAAAAAATCAGATAAGGGTATATCGATCTTTCCTCCGGTTGAGTTTAAATCCAAAATAAAAGGCAATTCACTGATCATAAAACCGGTTACAGAACTGGCAGAATCCACAACTTACCATGTGGAAGTAGGTTCGATGCTGAAGGATCTCAGGGGCAACCCTGTGACAACCCCTTACAGCCTCATTTTCTCCACAGGTCCGACTCTTGACAGCGGGGCAATCAGCGGATGCGTTGTTGACCCATCAAAAAACCTTCTGCAGCCCAGAATCGCACTGTTCTCTCCTAAGGAAAAAGCCGATTCGGGGTTTTCCGGCCCCCCGTCATATCTCCTGCAGACAGACAGCACAGGTCACTTCAGTTTTAACAACATAAAAACTGGAATTTACACAATAATCGGTTATCTCGATTTGAACAATGACTCACGCCTGCAGCCTGTAACCGAACAGGTTTACATGCCGGCAGACTCTATCATAAAGGTACAGAGCAGCCCTGCAGAAATTGTTCTCTACCCTGCTGTTTATGATACAGCTTTCCCGAAAATAGCATCTCTGCAGGCTCAGGGAACCGTTTTGACCGGTAAATGGAACAAACCCTTCGACTCGCTTTCTTTAATGCAACCCGGTTTCAAGATCGAGCACGCAGGGGAATCATCAGGAAAAATTCCGGAGTTCACATACCTCCCCTTCACAAACACAAACAGATTCGCTCTCAGGACATCAGAACCCTTCAAAACCGGCCAGTACAGACTCATATACATACTTTCCAGAAATTACAGCTCAGAATCTGCAGCGGACACCGCAGCTTTCACCGTTCAGGATGGAACCGATACTGTTCCGCCTGTACTCACATCCTGGACATCTGATAAACCTGCAGACCTCCTTCCTTCAATAAAAATAAACTGGTCAGAGCCGGTGCTCCTGAGAGATTCACTCATCATGACCGACTCCTCAGGCGACACAGTTCTCCTGTCCACAAACAGACTTTTTTCCGACAGCCTTACATTGGTCCCATTAAAAAAGCTTCAGCCCGGGACAAGCTACAATCTGGTGCTTTTCAAGCATTCAGGAGAAGATCTCAGCGGAAATCCTCTTAAAACCAAAGACACGACAACTGATACTGTAGCAAAAATCACGCTTTCCACTCTCAACATTGACAGCCTGGCATCGAGCATTCAGGGTGGAGCTGAATGCCTGAAAGGGGAAAAAGGTGCCAAATGGAGATTTTCCCTTTTCAATGGAAAAACATACACCACTAATGACAGCGCAGGATCGTTTTACTTCGAAATGATCCCCTCCGGAAAGGGACTGATGGGGTATTTCATTGACAGAAACGGAAACGATATACCTGATCCCGGTAAACTGATCCCCTGGACAGCACCAGAAAAACAAATAATGTCCCCGGACACTGTTGAAGCAAGGGCACGATGGGACATAGAAGGTCTGCAGATCCGGGTTTGCGACCCCTGCAGCAGGTAA